A window of Poecilia reticulata strain Guanapo linkage group LG23, Guppy_female_1.0+MT, whole genome shotgun sequence genomic DNA:
tataaatgtcttCCTTAAGgagaatgtttttctgttgtgatgttGACATAATTGCACAGTTAGGCCCTGATGGATTTAAGTCTAAAGAAAACTTTCAATTTGAACAACTTACtgtaaattatattaatatttcgAAGTCAAAGTCACGTGAAATTGATAGAGAAACTGTGAAGGGAGATAAAAATTAAGGTGAAATTTAGAGAAGTTCAGTGGACAGTTGTGTATATAAAATGCAGTCGCGTAAgatttttctaaaactaaatttaaatttgaatacatttatttaatttgtaaaagcagaaaaaacacaagcacTGCTGCTCAtgaaatctcaccaagtatttttgccaTTATTATTTATGCCATATTATTAAATTCATGCACAGCACAAAATAAGGTGAAGGATCTGTCATGCTATGGACGTGTTGCACAACTTGAGTgataataaaaactattttttctttactgaataaatgtattcagcttttagaatttgttttctttttttgtcagataaggctctttttttcttttttaacatttctaaaaaacatttttttttttttttacatctctttCCCTAAACTGTATTTTAGTTTATGGAAATCTTCAGTAAACATTGTCCCCGCTGTCGCTCATGCTAGCTTTGGACTCTCCGTCACTTCCGCACTCTGTCCTCCGCCGCAGAGCTTCGCAGTCGCGCGCCTCATTGTACGACATCTCCATCCGGGAGACGTCCACGTTCAAAAGGCCCTGCAGATGCTTGATGTAGTCAATGGCCGCTCGCAGCGTCTCCACTTTACTGAGCCGCTTGTCCTCAAACTCCTGCGGTAGGTGCTCTCTGAGGCGCGCGTATCCCTCGTTGACGCAGCGCACCCGGTGCCGCTCGCGCTCGTTCCGCTTCTGGATGAAGGCGGGCTCGAAGGAGTACTCGCACACGCCGAAGGGAGCGGGGAAGGGGAAGCGGGGCAACCGCCCGCAGGGGAACCCCTGGTCGAAGTAGGCGGTGTCGATGTGGAAGGGCATCCCCAGCCGGAGCGCATCCTTGTGGCGCGCGGAGCCGCTGTTCACGGAGATCCCGCGGAGAGCCAGCGGAGGCACAAATAGATTCTCCATTAACTCCTTATTATGAGATATGcttctgaagaaacaaaaaacaataacaacaacaaaaaacaactagcGTTTGTGGTTAACAGGAAAATCACGGACAATTCAGGTAAGTTAATGCGaagatttctttcttcttttttttcaaaagttaattTCTCACCCTGTCAGACTCTCC
This region includes:
- the LOC103459493 gene encoding achaete-scute homolog 4 gives rise to the protein MENLFVPPLALRGISVNSGSARHKDALRLGMPFHIDTAYFDQGFPCGRLPRFPFPAPFGVCEYSFEPAFIQKRNERERHRVRCVNEGYARLREHLPQEFEDKRLSKVETLRAAIDYIKHLQGLLNVDVSRMEMSYNEARDCEALRRRTECGSDGESKASMSDSGDNVY